The Sesamum indicum cultivar Zhongzhi No. 13 unplaced genomic scaffold, S_indicum_v1.0 scaffold00168, whole genome shotgun sequence genome contains a region encoding:
- the LOC105179567 gene encoding uncharacterized protein LOC105179567 — MEDKKHMQMIIKEHISLGLIEPGVSIYSSPGFLDNIVEKIRNFPDVLKDKKHLKSFLGVVNFTGIFIKDLARYRKDFRPLLKETESSKSKWEEIHTKWVRELKQICNTC; from the exons ATGGAGGACAAGAAGcatatgcagatgataatcaaagagcatatcagtcttggactcattgaaccTGGAGTCTCTATCTATAGCAGCCctggatttctg GAcaatattgtggagaaaatccgaAATTTTCCAGACgtactcaaagacaagaagcatttgaagagcttcttgggagttgtcaATTTTACAGGTATCTttattaaggatcttgcaagatacagaaaggatttccgaccactctTGAAAGAAACTGAAAGTTCAAAGtcgaaatgggaagaaatccacacaaaatGGGTTCGGGAGCTAAAACAGATTTGCAATACCTGCTAA